The segment TCGAGGCCTTCGCCGAACTCGCCGAGTTTGCGGCTGCCAAGGGCATCGAGTTCATGTCGACGGCCTTCGATCCGGAGAGCCTCGCGCATCTCCTCACGCTCGGCGTCGGACGCCTCAAGATCCCCTCCGGCGAAATCACCAATCCCGAACTTGTCCGCGCTATCGGTGAGGCCGGGCTTCCGGTGATCATGTCGACAGGCATGGCCGACCTGGAAGAAGTCGGTCAGGCGCTCTTCTGGCTGAAGGAGAGCGGAGCGGCGGATATCTCGCTGCTGCATTGCGTCAGCGATTATCCGGCGGACCCGGCTGACGCCAATCTCGCGGCGATGGATACCATGCGGACCGCCTTCGGTCTGCCGGTCGGCTGGTCCGACCATACGCTCGGCGATACCGTGACGATCGCCGCCGTCGCCCGGGGCGCGTCCATCGTGGAGAAGCATTTCACCATCGATACCTCCCTGCCGGGCCCGGATCACAGGGCCTCGCTCGATCCGGCCGCGCTGAAGCGGATGGTGGAGAATATCCGCATCACCGAATCCGCCATCGGCACGGGTCTGAAACAGCCGACCGCGGCGGAGCGCAAGGTGGCACTGGTCGCCCGCCGCAGCGTCGCCTCGCGGCGCGAGATCGCGGCGGGTGCGGAGATCGCCATGGCGGATCTCGCCTTCCTGCGCCCCGGAACCGGGATCCCTCCCGCGAAGGCGGAAATGATCGTCGGCAGACGCGCGGCGCGCACCATTCCGGCGGGGACAATCATCGAGCTTTCCGACCTGGCCTGACCGGTAGCACTTGCGCCGGGCGCCGCGGCACCCTATTTCCCGCGGATGCCGACGAAAACGCAGCCTCTTTCCGCCCCGTCCTCGATCCTCTCGGTTGAGGATTCCCTGACCGCGCGTGAGATCGCGGACTGGCTTCTGCAGGCATCACGCAATCAACTCGACCTCGGAACGCTCTGGGGCGAGTTCTGCCATCGCCTCGCGCTTGCAGGCGTGCCCGTCGAACGCGGCACCGCGATCCTGATGGCCCTGCATGCGATCAGGGAGGGCGTGCATTGCGAATGGCGCATGGGGCAGCAGACAGAGGTAAAACCCTGGCATTACGCGCCGGGCAATGCGCAACTCTATCAGGAGAGCCCGCTCCGTCTCGTGCACGAGACGAAAAGCTGGCTGCACCGTCGGATCGACGCGAAGAGCGCGGCCGAGTTCCCGATCCTGAAAGACCTGCTGGCGCTCGGCTACACCGACTATGTCTGCGTGCCGATCATCTTCGCCAACGGAATGCAGAACGCGCTCACCTTCGCCAGCCGGGAAGCGGAGGGCTTCTCGAAACGCGATCTTGCCCTGCTGCGCGAGGTCATGCCGACGGCGAAGATCGTGCTCGAGCTTATGACCATCTACCGCAGCATGGACGATGTGCTGGCGATGTATGTCGGCCGCGAGCCGGGCGGACGCATTCTCGCGGGTGAGGTCCGGCGCGGCACCGTCAACCGAATGCAGGCGGCGATCCTGGTCGCCGACATGCGCAACTACACGCTGCTTTCCGACCGGCTCGGCGATCTGCAGACGGTCGAGCTGCTCGACGCCTATTACGACTGCATCATTCCCCCGATCCTTGAGCGCGGCGGGGAGGTGCTGAAATTCACCGGTGACGGCGTGCTGGCGATCTTCCAGGACGCGAGCGGATGCGGTGAATGCCATATGTGCCGGGGCGGCGCGCTCGAGGCCGCGATCGAGGGCCAAAAGCGGCTCGCGGCGCTCGACACCTCACGCTGGGGCGAGGATGTCGAAGTGCGGGCCGGGATCGCCCTGCATCACGGCGACGTCGCCTTCGGCAATGTTGGCTCCGGCGAACGGCTCGACTTCACGGTGATCGGCAAGGACGTCAATCTCGCCGCCCGGCTCGGCGCCAAGTGCCGGACGCTGGACGAGCCGATCCTGATGTCTGAAAGCTTCGTGGAAGGCCTGGAGCAGGGCGCCCGCCATCTCGGCGATTTCGGCCTGCGCGGCCTGCCCGGAAACCACGCGATCTACGTGCCGGCCTGAGCCGGAACCGCTGTCTCTCGATTAGAACTCGATCCCGGCCTGCGCCTTGAAGCCCGAGCGGAAGGGATGCTTGATCTGCGTCATCTCGGTGACGAGATGGGCGGCCTCGATCAGCTCTTCCTTGGCGTTGCGGCCGGTGACGATGACATGCAGGTCTGGGCGCTTGTTCCTGAGCGTCTCCAGCACCTCCTCCAGCGGCAGGTAATCGTAGCGCAGGACGATGTTGAGCTCGTCCAGCAGCACCATGTTGATCTTCGGGTCCGCCATCAGCTCCTTCGCCTGTTCCCAGGCGGCGCGGGCGGCGGCGATGTCGCGGTTGAGGTCCTGGGTGTCCCAGGTGAAACCCTCGCCCATGGTGCGGATGAAGACCTGGTCGGCGAAGGCCTCGAGGATCTTGCGCTCGCCGGTTTCCCACTTGCCTTTGACGAACTGCACGACGCCGACATTCATGCCGTGGCCGATGGCGCGGCAGACCATGCCGAAAGCGGCGGTGCTCTTGCCCTTGCCCTTTCCGGTATGGACGATCAGCAGCCCGCCGGTCTCGGTCTTGGTCGCCATGATCTTGTTCCGGGCGGCCTTCTTCTTCGCCATTTTCTCGGCGTGACGGGCGGCCTTTTCCGGATCGATCTCGCTGCCGGTGATGTCGTCGCTCATGATCTCTCTCCCATGTCCCTCATCATGGCACCCCGGAACCCATCGGGGTCAACCGGCGAGCGCCGTCAATTCCCCGTGCACTGCGTTCCGGCGCGGGCGCCAGAGTCCGCGGTCGAGCGCTTCCTTCAGTCGCGCCGCCATCTCCTTCAGCGCCGCCGGATTGTGCCGCTCGAGAAATTCGCGCACTTCCGGATCGTCCAGATAGGCATCGAACACGGCGTCGAAATGATGATCGCCGACGCAGCGCGCGGTGGCGGCGAAGGCGAACATGTAATCGACCGTCGCCGCCATCTCGAAGGCGCCCTTGTAACCGTGCCGCATCACGCCCGCGATCCATTTCGGGTTCACGACGCGCGCCCGCACCACCCGCGCGATCTCCTCGTCGAGCGAGCGGATGCGCGGGCTCTCGGGCCGCGAATGGTCGTTGTGATAGACCTTCGGCTGGCTGCCGGAGAGGTGCCGGATCGCGGCGGTGATGCCGCCCTCGAACTGGTAATAGTCGTCGCTGTCGAGCAGATCGTGCTCGCGGTTGTCCTGGTTGTGCAGGACCAGCTCCACATCCTTCAGCCGGGATTCGAAGAGCGCGTGCGCGGCCTCGCCCTCGGCGCCCTTGCCGTAGGCGTATCCACCCCAGGCGACATAGGCCTTCGCGAGATCCTCCTCGCTCTCCCAGAGCTGCTCGTCGATCATCGCCTGCAGGCCAGCCCCGTAGGCACCGGGCTTGGAGCCGAACACCCGGTAGCCGGCCTGCTTCTCGGCGGCTTCGCGGCTGGCGCCGGCCTCCTCAAAGGCGGCCGCATCGGCGCGGTAGCGGGCGGCGAGCGGGTTCTCGGCCGGCGTCTCGTCGAGCTTCGCGACGGCGCGGGCGGCACTGTCGAGCAGGTCGATCTGGAACGGGAAGGCGTCGCGGAAGAAGCCTGAGACGCGGAAGGTGACATCGACGCGCGGGCGGTCGAGTACCGAAGTCGGCAGGATCTCGAAGCCGGTGACGCGGCCGCTGGCGACGTCCCATTCCGGCCGGACGCCCATCAGCGCTAGGGCCTGGGCGATATCGTCGCCGCCGGTGCGCATGTTCGCTGTGCCCCAGGCGGAAAGGGCGAGCCTTTCGGGCCAGGTGCCGTTCTCCTGCCGGTAGCGTTCCAGCAGCAGCGCGGCGGATTTCCAGCCGAGCTGCCAGGCCGCCGGGGTCGGAACTGCGCGGGTATCGACGGAATAGAAGTTGCGGCCGGTCGGCAGCACGTCCGGCCGCCCCCGCGTCGGCGCGCCGGAGGAGCCGGGGGCGACGAAGCGGCCGGCGAGGCCCTTCAGGAGGCCGTCCAGTTCGGCATCGCCGCAGCTCGTGACGGTCGGGCGGAGATGCGCGTCGACCGCGTCCAGCACGGCGCGCGTGCGCTCCCAGGCCGGCTCCGGGTCGGCGTTCCCGGCGACAAGCGCGTGGGCCAGCAGTTCGAGCCGCTCGACCGTATCGCCGTGACTGCGCCAGGGGGACTCGTCGATCGCAGCGAGCGCTTCCGGCCTGTCGCCGGCCCAGTCCTCGGCCATGTCGGCTGCCAGCGGGTCGAACGGTTCGCCGGCCACCTCGAGTCCGAGATCGCGGGCGAGCGCGCGCTGCAGCGAGGCGTCGCCGCCTTCGCCCTGTGCCCGCGGCACGCGAACCAGCGCCGTCAGCAGATCGTCCAGCAGCCGCCCTTCCGGTGCGACGCCGAAGATGTGCAGCCCGTCGCGGATCTGCAGTTCCTTCAGCTCGCAGAGATAGCCGTCGAGCCGGTTCAGCTTTTCCGCCGCGTCGTCGGTGGCAATGAGGCCGAGATCCTTGTCGAGGCCGATGGCGGCCATCTTCTCCAGGATCTGCTCCGAGAGCAGCTTCAGGCGGCGCGGATCGACCCCGGCGGCCTGGTAATATTCGTCGACCAGCCCCTCCAGCTCCTTCAGCGGGCCGTAGCTCTCGGCGCGGGTCAGCGGCGGGGTCAGGTGGTCGACGATGACGGCGGCCGACCGGCGCTTCGCCTGCGTGCCCTCGCCCGGATCGTTGACGATGAAGGGATAGAGATGCGGCACCGGGCCGAAGACGGCTTCCGGGTAGCACTCTTCCGAAAGCGCCAGCGCCTTGCCCGGCAGCCATTCCATGTTGCCATGCTTGCCCATATGGATGACGGCATGGGCGCCGAATTCGTGGCGCAGCCAGATGTAGAAGGCGAGGTAGCCGTGCGGCGGAACTAGGTCCGGGGAGTGGTAGGTCTCGGTCGGATCGATATTGTAACCGCGCGCCGGCTGGATCCCGACGACCACATTGCCGAGTGTGAGCACGGAGAGCCGGAAGGTGTCGCCGACGACGAAGGGATCGCTCTCAGGCGCTCCCCAGCGATCTTCGATATCGCTCCGGACCTTCTCGGGTAGGCTCGCGTAAGCCGCCTTGTAGGCATCGAGAGAGAGCGTGGCGCCCCCTTTGCGGCCGGCGCGGTCGGAGAGATCGTTGGTCGGGCCGGAGGACATGCGGCCGATCAGGGCGTCGCCGTTGATCGGCATGTCGCGGACGCCGTAACCGGCATCGCTCATGGCGCGGAGCACGTTGATGGTTCCCGCCGGCGTGTCGAGCCCGACGCCATTGCCGAGCCGGCCGTCCCGGTTCGGATAGTTCGCCAGCACCAGCGCGATCCGGCGCTCTTTGGCCGTCGTCGCACGCAGCTTCGCCCAGCCCGCCGCGAGCTTCGCGGTGAAGGCGATGCGGTCCGGGACCGGGGCGTAGGTGACGATGGAACATTCCGTCGCCGCGTCCCGCCGCGCCTCGGCCTTGAAGGAGACGGCACGGGCGAGCACCCGTCCGTCCACCTCCGGGAGGGCCACGTTCATGGCGATGTCGCGGGCGGAGAGACCGGCGGTGGACGTTTCCCAGCCCTCGCGGTTGCCGCCGGAGAAGATCACCTGCAGCACGGTGCAGTCGGCCGGATCGAACGGTGTTGCGCCGCCGGGCGCGCCCGGTTTGGAGACGGCGAAGCCGGTGGCGTTCAGGATCACGCCCGGCGGTGCGCCTTCGATCGCATCCCGGATCAGGTCGGCAGAGACCGGGTCCTTCAGGCTGGAGACATAGAGCGGCACCGGCGCGAGGCCCTCCGCGCGCATCGCCTCGACGAGCGCGTCGACGGGCGCCGTGTTCCCCGCTTGCACCAGCGCCCGGTAGAAGGCGATCGGCGCCGGGATCGCGTCCGGCGCGGAGGCGGCGAGCACTTCCTCCAGCGACGGATGGTTGCGGCCCGCGAGGTAGTATCCCGCCTTCGGCAGCGGTGCAGGCTCGCGCCAGTCGGTTTCCGTTCCGATCAGGCTCGCGGCATAGCGGACGGCCTCCGCCGCGTTGCCGATCCCGCCCTCGATCAGGTAGCGCCAGAGCCGCTGGCAGGCGGCGGTATCGAGCGTGCCGTGCCCGCTCAGGTCCGGGTCCGGCTGGTCGTCTCCGGGCAGGAAGGCGAGCGGGATCTTCTTGCGGCGGCAGAAGGCCGAGAGCTGCTCGACGCCGTAGGGCCAGTAGCCGGTGCCGCCGATCACCCGCGCGACGACGAGTTTGGCGTGCGCAACCATCTCCTCGACATAGAGATCGACGGAGAGGTTGTGGCCGAGTTGCATGAGATTGGCGAGACGCAGGCTCGGGAACGGGCCGTCATGGCCGGCCGTCACCTGCGCATAGCCCTGGGCGAGGCAGGAGAGTTCGGTGTCCGCCGCGCTCAGGATCAGGATGTCGCCCGGCGTCTGGCCGAGATCGACCGCCTCGCTGCCGTCGGTGACCGTGCCGGGTGTTGCCGCCAGAAGATGCATGGGGCCTCCGCTGAGGAGAGGCCGGGTCTGTTACCCGGCGATGGCGGCGGCGATGGCGGCGCGGTCGAGCCCGTGATGGCCGATCACGACGAGGCGGGATTCCCGCGTCTCCCCGCCCTTCCAGTCGCGGTCGAAATAGCGCTGGATGCGCGGGCCGACACCTTGGATCACCTGGCGCATCGGCTTGCCCGGGATGTCAAGGAAGCCCTTCACGCGGAGGATGTCGTGGTCGCGCACGGCGGCGACGATGCGCTCCTCCAGCGCCTCGACGTCCTCGACGGACGCGAGCGGCAGCACGAAGCTGTCGAAATCGTCATGGTCGTGCTCGTGGCCGTCGTCATGGTGCGAGGGCCGGCTGTCGAGATCGTCCTCCGCCGCGGCGCCGAGGCCGAGCAGGATTTCCGCGCCGAGCTGGCCGTGTGCGCTGGCGACGGTCTTCACGCCGCCCCGGAGATAGGGAAGGACGGTCTCCCGCACTTTCGAGAGACTGGTCTCGTCGAGCAGGTCGGTCTTGTTCAGCACCACCATGTCGGCGCACTGCAGCTGTTCCTCGAACAGCTCCTCCAGCGGACTCTCATGGTCGAGCGACTCGTCGGCCTCGCGCTGGCCCTGCACCGCGTCGTGATCGTCGGCGAAACGGCCCTCGGAGACGGCGGCGGCGTCGATCACCGCGATGACACCGTCGACGGTGGTGCGGGTGCGCACTTCCGGCCAGGCGAAGGCCTTGACCAGCGGCTTCGGCAGGGCGAGGCCGGAGGTCTCGATGATGATGTGGTCGGGCTTGTCCGGGCGGGCGAGGATCGCCTCGATGGTCGGCAGGAAATCGTCCGCGACCGTGCAGCAGATGCAGCCGTTGGCGAGCTCGATCACGTCCTCGTCGCTGCAGCCCTCGATGCCGCAGCCGGTCAGCAGCTCGCGGTCGACGCCGAGATCGCCGAATTCGTTGATGATGAAGGCGAAGCGGCGGCCGCCATTGTTCTCCACCAGGTGCCGGATCATGCTGGTCTTGCCGGCACCGAGAAATCCGGTGATGACGGTGGCGGGGATCTTCTCACTCATGTCTGCCTCCTCGGGCCTTCCAAAGGCCGGTGATGTCACGTCTCGTCACCGAACGGAAGACCGTGCCCCGGACACACCCCGGACCGAAGCGGGCGACGATGCTGACGGCAGGTCTCCTGGCTCGCCGGGTCTTCGCGCTCCATCCGCCTTCCCGGCGGCAGTTCCCTGCC is part of the Nisaea sediminum genome and harbors:
- the cobN gene encoding cobaltochelatase subunit CobN, with the protein product MHLLAATPGTVTDGSEAVDLGQTPGDILILSAADTELSCLAQGYAQVTAGHDGPFPSLRLANLMQLGHNLSVDLYVEEMVAHAKLVVARVIGGTGYWPYGVEQLSAFCRRKKIPLAFLPGDDQPDPDLSGHGTLDTAACQRLWRYLIEGGIGNAAEAVRYAASLIGTETDWREPAPLPKAGYYLAGRNHPSLEEVLAASAPDAIPAPIAFYRALVQAGNTAPVDALVEAMRAEGLAPVPLYVSSLKDPVSADLIRDAIEGAPPGVILNATGFAVSKPGAPGGATPFDPADCTVLQVIFSGGNREGWETSTAGLSARDIAMNVALPEVDGRVLARAVSFKAEARRDAATECSIVTYAPVPDRIAFTAKLAAGWAKLRATTAKERRIALVLANYPNRDGRLGNGVGLDTPAGTINVLRAMSDAGYGVRDMPINGDALIGRMSSGPTNDLSDRAGRKGGATLSLDAYKAAYASLPEKVRSDIEDRWGAPESDPFVVGDTFRLSVLTLGNVVVGIQPARGYNIDPTETYHSPDLVPPHGYLAFYIWLRHEFGAHAVIHMGKHGNMEWLPGKALALSEECYPEAVFGPVPHLYPFIVNDPGEGTQAKRRSAAVIVDHLTPPLTRAESYGPLKELEGLVDEYYQAAGVDPRRLKLLSEQILEKMAAIGLDKDLGLIATDDAAEKLNRLDGYLCELKELQIRDGLHIFGVAPEGRLLDDLLTALVRVPRAQGEGGDASLQRALARDLGLEVAGEPFDPLAADMAEDWAGDRPEALAAIDESPWRSHGDTVERLELLAHALVAGNADPEPAWERTRAVLDAVDAHLRPTVTSCGDAELDGLLKGLAGRFVAPGSSGAPTRGRPDVLPTGRNFYSVDTRAVPTPAAWQLGWKSAALLLERYRQENGTWPERLALSAWGTANMRTGGDDIAQALALMGVRPEWDVASGRVTGFEILPTSVLDRPRVDVTFRVSGFFRDAFPFQIDLLDSAARAVAKLDETPAENPLAARYRADAAAFEEAGASREAAEKQAGYRVFGSKPGAYGAGLQAMIDEQLWESEEDLAKAYVAWGGYAYGKGAEGEAAHALFESRLKDVELVLHNQDNREHDLLDSDDYYQFEGGITAAIRHLSGSQPKVYHNDHSRPESPRIRSLDEEIARVVRARVVNPKWIAGVMRHGYKGAFEMAATVDYMFAFAATARCVGDHHFDAVFDAYLDDPEVREFLERHNPAALKEMAARLKEALDRGLWRPRRNAVHGELTALAG
- the cobO gene encoding cob(I)yrinic acid a,c-diamide adenosyltransferase, giving the protein MSDDITGSEIDPEKAARHAEKMAKKKAARNKIMATKTETGGLLIVHTGKGKGKSTAAFGMVCRAIGHGMNVGVVQFVKGKWETGERKILEAFADQVFIRTMGEGFTWDTQDLNRDIAAARAAWEQAKELMADPKINMVLLDELNIVLRYDYLPLEEVLETLRNKRPDLHVIVTGRNAKEELIEAAHLVTEMTQIKHPFRSGFKAQAGIEF
- the neuB gene encoding N-acetylneuraminate synthase — translated: MTQGSDGRRTFVIAEAGVNHNGDLALARQLVEIAVDAGADAVKFQTFSAGGLVAANAPMAEYQKTNTGSDRSQLDMLAELELSLEAFAELAEFAAAKGIEFMSTAFDPESLAHLLTLGVGRLKIPSGEITNPELVRAIGEAGLPVIMSTGMADLEEVGQALFWLKESGAADISLLHCVSDYPADPADANLAAMDTMRTAFGLPVGWSDHTLGDTVTIAAVARGASIVEKHFTIDTSLPGPDHRASLDPAALKRMVENIRITESAIGTGLKQPTAAERKVALVARRSVASRREIAAGAEIAMADLAFLRPGTGIPPAKAEMIVGRRAARTIPAGTIIELSDLA
- the cobW gene encoding cobalamin biosynthesis protein CobW codes for the protein MSEKIPATVITGFLGAGKTSMIRHLVENNGGRRFAFIINEFGDLGVDRELLTGCGIEGCSDEDVIELANGCICCTVADDFLPTIEAILARPDKPDHIIIETSGLALPKPLVKAFAWPEVRTRTTVDGVIAVIDAAAVSEGRFADDHDAVQGQREADESLDHESPLEELFEEQLQCADMVVLNKTDLLDETSLSKVRETVLPYLRGGVKTVASAHGQLGAEILLGLGAAAEDDLDSRPSHHDDGHEHDHDDFDSFVLPLASVEDVEALEERIVAAVRDHDILRVKGFLDIPGKPMRQVIQGVGPRIQRYFDRDWKGGETRESRLVVIGHHGLDRAAIAAAIAG
- a CDS encoding adenylate/guanylate cyclase domain-containing protein, whose translation is MPTKTQPLSAPSSILSVEDSLTAREIADWLLQASRNQLDLGTLWGEFCHRLALAGVPVERGTAILMALHAIREGVHCEWRMGQQTEVKPWHYAPGNAQLYQESPLRLVHETKSWLHRRIDAKSAAEFPILKDLLALGYTDYVCVPIIFANGMQNALTFASREAEGFSKRDLALLREVMPTAKIVLELMTIYRSMDDVLAMYVGREPGGRILAGEVRRGTVNRMQAAILVADMRNYTLLSDRLGDLQTVELLDAYYDCIIPPILERGGEVLKFTGDGVLAIFQDASGCGECHMCRGGALEAAIEGQKRLAALDTSRWGEDVEVRAGIALHHGDVAFGNVGSGERLDFTVIGKDVNLAARLGAKCRTLDEPILMSESFVEGLEQGARHLGDFGLRGLPGNHAIYVPA